The following proteins are co-located in the Senegalia massiliensis genome:
- a CDS encoding sporulation stage III protein AG, whose protein sequence is MKLEKHINMLFKKISSNKRYTNLAIVISIGIMLLIGISIFFESEESIKDINNIKPGEKNKEIYEEDYSNEIEIKLKKILSEMKGVGDVEVMVTLLETVENIPATNSTKNKEVTKENDSEGGTRDVMREESTEQIVMNGDGGEMITIKEVKPEIKGVIIAAEGANDIRIKETIYNAVKTVLGISGNKVEVYVKK, encoded by the coding sequence ATGAAATTAGAAAAACATATAAATATGCTATTTAAAAAAATTTCTAGTAATAAAAGATACACTAATCTAGCTATTGTTATTTCAATTGGTATAATGCTACTTATAGGAATAAGTATATTTTTTGAAAGCGAAGAATCAATAAAAGATATAAATAATATAAAGCCAGGAGAAAAAAATAAAGAAATATATGAGGAAGATTATTCAAATGAAATAGAAATAAAATTAAAGAAAATATTAAGTGAGATGAAGGGGGTTGGAGATGTAGAAGTAATGGTTACATTGTTGGAAACTGTGGAAAATATTCCTGCAACTAATAGTACAAAAAATAAAGAAGTAACTAAAGAAAATGACTCCGAGGGTGGCACTAGAGATGTTATGAGAGAAGAAAGTACTGAACAAATTGTTATGAATGGGGATGGAGGAGAAATGATAACTATAAAAGAAGTTAAACCTGAAATTAAAGGAGTTATTATAGCAGCTGAAGGTGCAAATGATATTAGAATAAAAGAAACTATATACAATGCAGTAAAAACTGTATTAGGTATTAGTGGTAACAAGGTAGAAGTTTATGTTAAAAAATAA
- the spoIIIAF gene encoding stage III sporulation protein AF — protein MIEFLRGWIINIVIISILITILEAIIPNNSFKSYIKMVGGFLIIIALINPFINLLTNNINIDKGVFSSIDVNDINYSKEKINSSNEDQIEELYINNMSSAIKSSLESKFSYTVDYINIELLEKGEFKGEIRKVTINLNKKIEKKDKKQNNIVIKKVEIGNKENKDQQIINDKDLKEHLNKEFNIDHKKIYITTD, from the coding sequence ATGATTGAATTTTTAAGAGGATGGATTATTAATATTGTAATAATTTCTATTTTGATTACAATATTAGAAGCGATAATTCCTAACAACAGTTTTAAATCATATATAAAGATGGTAGGAGGGTTTTTAATAATTATCGCTTTAATAAATCCTTTCATAAATTTACTAACTAATAACATAAATATAGATAAAGGTGTTTTTTCTAGTATAGATGTTAATGATATTAATTATTCTAAAGAAAAAATAAATAGTTCTAATGAAGATCAAATTGAAGAGTTATATATAAACAATATGTCTTCTGCTATTAAAAGTTCTTTGGAATCTAAATTTAGCTATACTGTAGATTATATTAATATTGAGTTATTAGAAAAGGGTGAGTTTAAAGGAGAAATTAGAAAAGTAACTATAAATTTAAATAAAAAAATTGAAAAAAAGGATAAAAAACAAAACAATATAGTTATTAAGAAAGTAGAAATTGGAAACAAGGAAAATAAAGATCAACAAATAATAAATGATAAGGATTTGAAGGAACATTTAAATAAGGAGTTTAATATAGACCATAAAAAAATTTATATAACTACTGATTAG
- the spoIIIAD gene encoding stage III sporulation protein AD, which produces MNILQIVAISLVATLLIVTIRADRPEIAIMLSLATGVLIFIFIIDKIVFVIDVLKDLSIRADLDFIYFTTILKIIGIAYICEFGSQIAKDAGEGSIATKIELAGKIMILVVSIPILLSLLELILKIMP; this is translated from the coding sequence ATGAATATATTACAAATTGTAGCTATATCATTGGTAGCAACTCTCCTTATTGTTACGATAAGAGCAGATAGACCCGAAATTGCAATAATGTTAAGCTTAGCTACTGGTGTATTAATATTTATATTTATTATAGATAAGATTGTATTTGTAATAGATGTTTTAAAAGATCTATCTATTAGAGCAGACTTAGATTTTATATATTTTACAACTATATTAAAAATCATAGGTATTGCTTATATTTGTGAATTTGGATCTCAGATAGCTAAGGATGCAGGTGAAGGTTCAATAGCTACTAAAATTGAACTTGCTGGTAAGATAATGATTTTAGTAGTTTCTATTCCAATCTTACTTTCATTATTGGAATTAATCTTAAAAATAATGCCTTAA
- a CDS encoding SpoIIIAH-like family protein, which yields MIIRKKTIYLASLILILVMLGFINHELSKDSITESSNDYQKYEEELTEVSTEESELVEIVDDNTETIEVVDSKDNEINTLSKETNAEIGETLTSEQNIEKSNYFAEYRLSRDKMRSELIDRLNDIVKNDKSSKEVVEDAQKEIIEIGKNSEKELLIEGLLGSKGFDESIVFIGESDVRIVISKNEFSKKEVAQILEIVTSETEFKADNIKIINKNS from the coding sequence ATGATAATAAGAAAAAAGACAATTTATTTAGCTTCATTGATATTAATACTTGTTATGCTAGGCTTTATAAATCATGAATTATCAAAAGACTCAATAACTGAATCATCTAATGATTATCAAAAGTATGAAGAAGAGCTAACAGAGGTATCTACAGAAGAAAGTGAGTTAGTAGAAATTGTAGATGATAACACAGAAACAATTGAAGTAGTAGACAGCAAAGATAATGAAATTAATACTCTTTCAAAAGAAACAAATGCTGAAATAGGAGAAACTTTAACAAGTGAACAAAATATAGAAAAAAGCAACTATTTTGCAGAATATAGATTATCTAGAGATAAAATGAGATCGGAATTAATTGATAGATTGAATGATATAGTAAAAAATGATAAAAGTAGTAAAGAAGTTGTAGAAGATGCTCAAAAAGAAATAATAGAAATTGGGAAAAACTCTGAAAAGGAATTGTTAATAGAAGGTTTATTAGGATCTAAGGGGTTTGATGAGTCTATAGTATTTATAGGTGAAAGTGATGTTAGGATAGTAATATCAAAAAATGAATTTTCTAAAAAAGAAGTTGCTCAAATACTTGAGATCGTAACATCAGAAACAGAATTTAAAGCTGATAATATTAAAATAATAAATAAAAATAGTTAG
- the spoIIIAC gene encoding stage III sporulation protein AC, with translation MSVDIIFKIAGIGLLVSITNQVLIRAEREEMATMVTLVGIVMVLGIVIDLVTNLFDSVKSIFGLY, from the coding sequence ATGAGTGTAGATATAATTTTTAAAATAGCTGGAATAGGTTTATTAGTTTCTATTACTAATCAAGTTTTAATAAGAGCCGAAAGAGAAGAAATGGCAACTATGGTAACTTTAGTGGGTATTGTAATGGTACTTGGTATAGTGATAGATTTAGTTACCAATCTTTTTGATAGTGTAAAATCTATATTTGGATTATATTAA
- the spoIIIAE gene encoding stage III sporulation protein AE — protein sequence MKKIIIIIIIILLFISSNVNAEEEKRNTEIPYQIVEEQLESLNIEEITNMIKEVNNTTEGYFGDMDFKNLIKKIVKGEKIFEEDKILNGFLKLISDEFIKNIDLLLQILLLSIISAILINLQNSFDNESISKIANFIVYIILISIIIKSFVVALNIGKDTINNMVMFMQILLPILITLLMAVGGLTSSALLHPLILGSLGILSTLIKQVIIPLLFFSTILSLVNKITDKIQINRIASLLREISVIIIGGSLTIFMGIMTIQGVSASQLDGLTIRTAKFAIDNLVPVVGGFLSDAMDTVVGCSLLLKNSIGIIAVIVLFLIIAIPAFKLLSLIFIYRLTAAIIEPISDEKIVDSLIETSKSIIIILGLLLIVTVMFVISIAIIIGAGNITLMMR from the coding sequence ATGAAAAAAATAATAATTATTATAATAATTATATTACTGTTTATAAGTTCGAATGTTAATGCAGAAGAAGAGAAAAGAAATACAGAAATCCCTTATCAAATAGTAGAAGAACAATTAGAATCTTTAAATATAGAAGAAATTACAAATATGATTAAAGAAGTTAATAATACTACTGAAGGTTATTTTGGTGATATGGATTTTAAGAATTTAATTAAAAAAATAGTTAAAGGTGAAAAAATATTTGAAGAGGATAAAATTTTAAATGGCTTTTTAAAACTTATATCAGATGAATTTATAAAAAATATAGATTTGTTATTACAAATTTTATTATTATCTATAATTTCAGCTATACTTATAAATCTTCAAAATTCTTTTGATAATGAATCTATATCAAAAATAGCAAATTTCATAGTATACATTATATTAATATCTATAATAATAAAGAGTTTTGTAGTAGCATTAAATATTGGAAAAGATACTATAAACAATATGGTTATGTTTATGCAAATATTATTACCCATATTAATAACTCTTTTAATGGCTGTAGGAGGATTAACATCTTCAGCATTATTGCATCCTTTAATATTAGGATCCCTTGGAATCCTTAGCACATTAATTAAACAAGTAATAATACCTTTACTCTTTTTCTCAACTATACTTAGTTTAGTTAATAAGATAACGGATAAAATTCAGATTAATAGAATAGCAAGTTTACTAAGAGAAATATCAGTAATTATAATAGGAGGTTCTTTAACTATATTTATGGGGATAATGACTATTCAAGGAGTTAGTGCATCTCAATTAGATGGTCTTACTATTAGAACAGCTAAATTTGCTATTGATAATTTAGTTCCTGTAGTAGGAGGATTTTTATCTGATGCTATGGATACTGTAGTAGGATGTTCATTATTATTAAAAAATTCAATTGGGATTATAGCTGTGATAGTTTTATTTTTAATAATAGCAATTCCAGCATTTAAATTATTGTCTTTAATTTTTATATATAGATTAACTGCAGCTATAATTGAACCTATATCAGATGAAAAAATTGTAGATAGTTTAATTGAAACAAGCAAATCAATTATTATTATTTTAGGGTTATTATTAATAGTGACAGTTATGTTTGTAATTTCAATAGCTATAATAATTGGAGCTGGAAATATTACTCTTATGATGAGGTAG
- a CDS encoding stage III sporulation protein AB, producing the protein MFWIKILASIMIFIPSTIIGIMLSRKYSNRVENITSLINCILILDTEIIHLSNPVNLAFKNVYERSKSKVSIIFLKTIETLNNNRDSNLYSAFKNTLEVERLKYNFTKQDKEILLSLAKVIGVTDREEQKKYFDTTIEQLKIQRKQAIEEANKNEKLYKKLGIIFALLIILILI; encoded by the coding sequence ATGTTTTGGATAAAAATATTAGCATCTATAATGATATTTATTCCTAGTACAATTATTGGAATTATGTTAAGCAGAAAATATTCTAATCGAGTAGAAAATATTACTTCATTAATTAATTGTATTTTAATTTTAGATACTGAGATAATTCATTTATCTAACCCAGTAAATTTAGCTTTTAAAAATGTCTACGAGAGATCTAAAAGTAAAGTTTCAATCATTTTCTTAAAAACTATTGAAACTTTAAATAATAACAGGGATTCAAATTTGTATAGTGCATTTAAAAATACGTTAGAAGTAGAAAGACTAAAATATAATTTTACAAAACAAGACAAGGAAATATTGTTGTCATTAGCTAAAGTTATTGGTGTAACTGATAGAGAAGAGCAGAAAAAATACTTTGACACTACAATAGAACAACTAAAAATTCAAAGGAAACAAGCAATTGAAGAAGCAAATAAGAATGAAAAGCTTTATAAAAAGCTAGGTATAATTTTTGCACTTCTAATAATACTTATATTAATTTAA